In Pseudoalteromonas nigrifaciens, the sequence AAAAGGCACAGCTAAAAATCTACTCGGCAATAAACAAACGCTTAACTTTAAAGAAGTAATTGAAGGCGATGCAATTTATTACCTTGCTCAAGTTAACTACACTAACGAAGAAGTTTTACGTTTTGAGATTGAAATACAGCAAGACTCACAATTTCAAAAATTACAGTTTCAGCAAAAATTTTACGTAGATTAAATAACTTATGATAAAAACTTTAGTACTTGCCACAGGCAACCCTGGCAAAGTAAATGAACTTGCAAACATGCTCAGCCCACTCAATATTAATGTTGTGCCGCAAAGCGACTTTAACGTAGGTGAGGTGGCCGAAACCGGTACCACTTTTGTAGAAAATGCCATTATTAAAGCCCGCCATGCTGCCCTAATTACCGGTATGCCTGCTATTGCTGATGACTCGGGATTAGAAGTAGATGGTTTAAATGGTGCGCCAGGTGTGTACTCGGCGCGCTTTGCCGGTGCAGGTGCAACCGATCAAGATAACATAGATAAGCTACTACTTGAGCTGGGTAATAACCCAATTAGAACCGCACGCTTTTGGTGTGTACTGGTATTAATGCGCCATGCTAATGACCCAACTCCGCTTATTTGTAGTGCCAGTTGGGAAGGTGAAATAACCCTAACCCAAAATGGCGAAGGCGGCTTTGGTTACGACCCGGTATTTTTTGTACCAACGCTTAATTGCACCAGTGCCGAGCTTACAAAAGAGCAAAAAAATGCCATTAGCCATCGCGGTCAAGCATTACAAAATTTACTACAGCAACTTAAGCTAAAAGGCGGCCTGTGAACCTACCACCACTAAGCTTATATGTGCACGTACCTTGGTGCGTGCAAAAATGCCCATATTGCGACTTTAATAGCCACGGACAAAAAGGTGAAATTCCTGAAGCTGAATATGTGCAGCATTTAATTGATGATTTAAAAGCCGACCTGCATTTGGTGCAAGGGCGTAAAATTCATAGTATTTTTATTGGTGGTGGCACACCTAGCTTATTAACTGGCGCAGCTTACACACGCCTACTTAGTGAGGTTAAAAGCCTTATTGGGCTTGAAGATAACTGCGAAATAACCCTTGAAGCAAACCCAGGCACCGTTGAAACTGGCCGCTTTAAAGATTATGTAAAAGCAGGTATTAACCGCATTTCTATTGGTGTGCAAAGCATGCAAAACGACAAGCTTAAAGCGCTTGGCCGTATTCATGGCAGCGACGAGGCAAACTACGCCGCAGAGCAAGCTAAAGAAGCGGGGTTAAATAGCTTTAATCTTGATTTAATGCATGGCTTACCTGGGCAAACTCTCGATGATGCACTGGGTGATTTAAAGCAAATCATTGCCCTTAACCCGCCGCATATTTCTTGGTATCAGCTTACTATTGAGCCCAATACACAATTTGCTTCTAAGCCGCCTACCCTGCCACAAGACGAAACCCTATGGGACATTCAAGAGCAAGGCCAAGAGTTACTTGCCCAAGCAGGTTACCTGCAATACGAAATATCAGGCTATGCAAAGCCCGGCTATCAATGCCAACACAACTTAAATTATTGGCGTTTTGGCGATTATATCGGTATTGGTTGTGGCGCGCATGGTAAGGTAACTGATGCAAATACAGGCATAATAACCCGCACCGAAAAAGTTAAGCACCCGCGTGGTTACATGGATCTGATCAAACCTTACTTGTTTAAAAGCTGGCAGGTTGAACAAGACGATTTAGCATTTGAGTTTTTTATGAATCGCTTTCGTCTAGTAGAGCCTTGCCCTATTAACGACTTTAATGCGCTTACACAGCAGCCATTACAAAGCCAACAACACGCGCTACAACAGGCAATTAAAACGGGCTTATTAATACAAACCGATAGCCATTGGCAAGTAACACTGAAAGGTCAGCGCTTTTTAAATGATCTGCTAGAGTTATTTGTTTAACTCTAGGTTCTAGGTTCTAGATTCTAGATTCTAGGTTCTAGGTTCTAGGTTCTAGGTTCTAGGTTCTAGGTTCTAGGTTCTAGGTTCTAGGTTCATCAAGAGGATAAATAATGCGTAAATTTACTTTTATTGCAGCTGCAGTAAGCGTTGCACTACTTGCTGGTTGCCAGCAAGCTACACAACAAGTAACAGCAGCACCTGCGGTACAGGCACAACCAGTACAAAGCGAAATAAACAAAGCAAATACATTTTTTGAAGATACCTTTACTCGTGACGTAATGAGCAGCCCTGTGTATCAAACTTACATGGGTATTAAGCAAGATTACGACAAGTGGGACGATGGTAGCGAAGCTAAAAAATTAAAAGATTTTGCACAAACCAAAGCTGATTTAGTAACGCTTAATAGCATTAATCGTGCTCAGCTTGATGATGCAACTAAAGTAAGTTACGACTTAAAAAAGCAAGATCTTGAAAACTCAATTGCTGACTTCAAATGGCGTTACCACAGTTACCCGGTAAACCAAATGTACGGCACTCACTCTATGATCGCGGCATTTTTAATTAACCAGCATCAAGTAAGTGATGTAAAAGACGCTAAAGCGTATATATCTCGCTTAAACGGTGTGCCAGCAGTATTTGATCAGTTAATTACTGATTTAGAAGTACGTGCTGAAAAAGGCATTATTGCACCTAAGTTTGTATTCCCGCATGTTATCGACTCAAGTAAAAATATTATAAAAGGCGCTCCATTTGAGCAAGGCGACGACTCTACATTGCTTAGCGACTTTAAACGCAAAGTTAATAAACTAGAAATCAGTCAAAGCGAAAAAGACAGCCTAACAGCTGATGCAGTAGATGCTTTAAAGTCGGCTGTTAAACCTGCTTACTCTAAACTGATTAATTACATAGCCCAACTTGAAAAACGCGCAGATAACCGCGACGGTGCATGGAAATTCCCTGACGGCGAAGCGTTTTATAACAATGCGTTAAAGCGCACTACTACAACAGATCTAACAGCAAAAGAAATACACGCTATTGGCCTTGCTGAAGTAGCTCGTATTCATGACGAAATGCGCGCCATTAAAGATAAAGTAGGTTTTAAAGGCGATTTAGCCGCTTTCATGCAGTTTATGAAAACCGACAAGCAGTTTTATTTACCAAATACTGATGCCGCTAAAGAGCAATATATTAGCCAAGCAACCGACCTAATTAATAATATGAAGTCGCGTCTTGATGAGTTATTTATTGTAAAACCAAAAGCCGATATGATAGTAAAACGCGTTGAGGCATTTCGTGAAAAAGCAGCTGGCAAAGCGTTTTATCAACAACCGGCACCAGATGGCTCTCGCCCAGGTGTTTACTACACCAACCTTTACGACATGGAAGCTATGCCTACTTACCAAATGGAAGCACTAGCCTATCATGAAGGCATTCCGGGACATCATATGCAAATTGCTATTTCGCAAGAGCTAGAAGGCGTGCCTAAGTTTCGTAAATTTGGTGGCTACACTGCTTATATTGAAGGTTGGGGTTTATACTCTGAGCTAGTACCAAAAGAAATGGGCTTATACGAAGACCCATATTCTGACTTTGGTCGCCTTTCGATGGAATTATGGCGCGCAGCACGTTTAGTGGTTGATACAGGTATTCACGCTATGCAGTGGAACCGCCAACAAGGTATTGATTACTACGTAAATAACACACCTAATGCGACCTCTGACGGGGTTAAAATGGTTGAGCGTCACATTGTAATGCCATCGCAAGCAACTGCTTATAAAGTGGGTATGCTGAAGATTTTAGAACTACGTGAAAATGCAAAGCAGCAACTAGGTGATAAGTTTGATATTCGCCAGTTCCACGACGTAGTGCTTAAAAATGGCCCAGTACCACTTAACGTACTAGAAAACTTTGTTAATCAGTGGATAGCAAGTAAACAAGCTTAACTTGTAATAACTCAGTAACAATATAGAAGGTCGCTTATGCGGCCTTTTTTTGTTTTATAAGCCAATTGTTTAAGCTAGAGTAGGTAACCTGAGCTCCGGATAATAAAATTAAATATAACTATGATTCAATACATTAGTAAATCTCTTAACCAGTGTTCTGGCTAGGTAATAATAAACTAAGGAGATAAGCCATGGAATTATGCATACAATTACTTAACGCACGCCTTGCTAAGTATCAACTCGACGAGCTTGATAACGACTTTAAGCAGTTAACGCCTGCTCAGCAAGCAAGCCAATTAATGCACTTGTATCAAAGCGCGCAGCGAATGAGTGTTAAATATAACTTTATGCAAAATGTGGCAATCCGTATTTTAACCAATAACCCTTTACCAACATCGTTTATTAGCCAACTAAGCACCCTAGACGCATTAAGCTTTTTTACACCTGCGCTTAAAGTTAACAAGGGTTTTTTGGCGCAAAATGAGGCCGGTAACACTGTGTTGCATACTGTATTTAAACACCCTGATGCAGATAATTTACCGTTTAACTATGTGCGTTCGTTAATGTTATTTGAATCTAACGATGACTTACTAAAAGCGCTGGCACAGCCTAACCTGCAAGGGTTAACGCCAGTTGCCTGTTATATTGCTTATGCAAATAAACCGACTACGCCAATAAAGCATGAGTTCTCGGCGCTACTCGCATTAATGGAAATGGAGCAAAAGCAAAATGCACAAGCAAAACAGCAATTATTAAATGTATTACAAAGCAATACGGTAAACGAAACCACGCTTTTATTAAGCGCTGCCTATTTACAGCGCTCAATAACTCAAGTGATTAATTTACTTAGTCAGAAAGATAATATTCCACACTCGTAACCACGCGAATATTTTTGATTTGCGGCGTATTAGAGTCACGATCACTAATGCTAAATTGCCCTTGGCGAGCCGTTTTTATTTTACCTAATTTTGAATTTGAGTCTTTGGCAAATTTAGTCGCAACTTCACGGGCTTTTTCGGTGGCCTCTT encodes:
- the rdgB gene encoding RdgB/HAM1 family non-canonical purine NTP pyrophosphatase; amino-acid sequence: MIKTLVLATGNPGKVNELANMLSPLNINVVPQSDFNVGEVAETGTTFVENAIIKARHAALITGMPAIADDSGLEVDGLNGAPGVYSARFAGAGATDQDNIDKLLLELGNNPIRTARFWCVLVLMRHANDPTPLICSASWEGEITLTQNGEGGFGYDPVFFVPTLNCTSAELTKEQKNAISHRGQALQNLLQQLKLKGGL
- the hemW gene encoding radical SAM family heme chaperone HemW — translated: MNLPPLSLYVHVPWCVQKCPYCDFNSHGQKGEIPEAEYVQHLIDDLKADLHLVQGRKIHSIFIGGGTPSLLTGAAYTRLLSEVKSLIGLEDNCEITLEANPGTVETGRFKDYVKAGINRISIGVQSMQNDKLKALGRIHGSDEANYAAEQAKEAGLNSFNLDLMHGLPGQTLDDALGDLKQIIALNPPHISWYQLTIEPNTQFASKPPTLPQDETLWDIQEQGQELLAQAGYLQYEISGYAKPGYQCQHNLNYWRFGDYIGIGCGAHGKVTDANTGIITRTEKVKHPRGYMDLIKPYLFKSWQVEQDDLAFEFFMNRFRLVEPCPINDFNALTQQPLQSQQHALQQAIKTGLLIQTDSHWQVTLKGQRFLNDLLELFV
- a CDS encoding DUF885 domain-containing protein; translated protein: MRKFTFIAAAVSVALLAGCQQATQQVTAAPAVQAQPVQSEINKANTFFEDTFTRDVMSSPVYQTYMGIKQDYDKWDDGSEAKKLKDFAQTKADLVTLNSINRAQLDDATKVSYDLKKQDLENSIADFKWRYHSYPVNQMYGTHSMIAAFLINQHQVSDVKDAKAYISRLNGVPAVFDQLITDLEVRAEKGIIAPKFVFPHVIDSSKNIIKGAPFEQGDDSTLLSDFKRKVNKLEISQSEKDSLTADAVDALKSAVKPAYSKLINYIAQLEKRADNRDGAWKFPDGEAFYNNALKRTTTTDLTAKEIHAIGLAEVARIHDEMRAIKDKVGFKGDLAAFMQFMKTDKQFYLPNTDAAKEQYISQATDLINNMKSRLDELFIVKPKADMIVKRVEAFREKAAGKAFYQQPAPDGSRPGVYYTNLYDMEAMPTYQMEALAYHEGIPGHHMQIAISQELEGVPKFRKFGGYTAYIEGWGLYSELVPKEMGLYEDPYSDFGRLSMELWRAARLVVDTGIHAMQWNRQQGIDYYVNNTPNATSDGVKMVERHIVMPSQATAYKVGMLKILELRENAKQQLGDKFDIRQFHDVVLKNGPVPLNVLENFVNQWIASKQA